CCCGGCGGCCTCCCACGCCGCCGTCATCAGGTGGGCGCTGTGGCGCGAGAGAGCCCACTCGTTCTCGCCGTAGCTGAAGTGGATGCGGGCGCGGGGGACGCCGAACTCGTCGGTTTCCTCGGCCAGCTCGAGGAAGTTGTGGTCGTAGGGCAGGCAGTCGCCGCTGATGCCGAGGCCCGCAACGTAGTTGTAGCGAGTCAGGTAGTCGACCAGCGGCTGGCCCCACAGGCCGCGGCCTCGGGCAACCTGCTGGGCGAAGGTGACAGGCACGACGCCGAGGCTCTGGACCAGATAGCCTCCGGCGAAGTCGGCGTTCTCGGGGCGCATTGTGGCGTCGGACTCGGAGATGAGCGAGGCGGGGAAGCCTCGGTGGCCGCGCATCAGCTCGTCAAAGGTGCCCCAGACCTGCGTGGAGACGTGCGCCATGAAGTTGCGGCCAAGCTGCCCGGAGCCGTTGGCGAGGCTGTTGTGCAGCAGCAGGCGCGGGGTCTCGACGGCTCCGCCGCAGAGGTAGAGGGCGCGGCAGGGTTGGCGGACATTTTCGCCGCCCGAGCTGTAGACGACGGCGGTGATGAGGCCGGACGCATCGCGCTCGAGGGTGTGAACGAAACAGCCGGGACGAATCTCGGCTCCGGCGGCGACGGCCGAGGGGATGAAGGTGACGTCCATGCTGGACTTCGCGCCGAAGACGCAGCCCTGGTGGCAGTAGCCGCAGCCCACGCAGGCGCGGCGCTCGGGGTAGCCGGGCTGCTGGTAGGGCCGCGAGGCCGTGGCCACGGGGGCCTCGGCGGTTGTGAGTCCCAGGGCCTCGAAGCCGCGCTGCATGGCCTGCGCGGGGGCGTTCAGGGGCACGGGGCCGAGGGGATAGCGGCGGGTCGGGTCCCAGGGGTAGTGGGCCGGGCCGGAGACGCCGATGAAGCGCTCGGTCTCCTCGTAGTAAGGGAGGAGGTCGGCGTAGGTGAGGGGCCAGTCGATCTCCGGGGCCAGGCCGGATTCGGTGGCGAGGCGCAGGTCGCGTGGGTAGGCGCGGGGGACGAAGGCTCCCCAGTGCAGGGTCGAGCCGCCGACGCCGGTGCCGCTATTGTTGCCCCCGAAGGCCGTTGGGGTCTCGCCCGCGCTCAGGCGGTCGCCGAGCCAGTAGAGGTCGGCTGCGGCGACCTCATCGGCGGCGAACTCGTGCGCGGGATCACGCCACTTACCGGCTTCGAGAGCCACGACCGAAAGCCCGGCTCGGGCCAGGCGCTCGGTTACGGGCGCGCCTCCGGCTCCGGTGCCGATGACGACTACATCTACTGTCTCTGAGGTGCTGTATTGCTTCATGAGGCTGGTTCCCAGGGTTCGGTGGTGCCGGGGTCGAGGGTGACGAATCCCGCGTGAGGGGTATGCGCGCCGCCGATGCCGATGCCGCTGTAGCCGATGCGGGCGAGGGTCTGGGGGTGCGCCATCCAGAACTTGACGGCGTCGGCGCGGAGGTCCTCGAACCAGCGGGCTTGCGCGGATGGCGTGGCGGCGATCTGGTGGAGGATGGCGTCCTGATCGGCTGCGGGGAGGATGCTGAAAGACTGGGCAGCCAGCGCGTCGAGGGAGGCAGCGTAAGCCTCGCGGTCGGGCGGCAGGACGTCGTAGCGCCAGCCGTCGGTGTGGCCTGCGGCTAGTCGCTCGTCGATGAATCCGGCGAGGTCGATGGGGTTCTGCTGCTGGGGGATGACGCGGGCGACGACGGCTCGTAGCGTCGTCATCTGGGCTTCGGTGAGGGCGCGGGGTGTGGCGCTACGGGGTTTCGTGCGTTCTAAAAGAAGCTCGCGGGTGCGCGGGGAGACGCGGTCGGAGTGGATGAAGTTCAGGTAGGGCTGCGGAATACTGAGGGTTGCGAGGAACTCGGCGATAAGGGTGGCCAGCTCGTGGGGTTTTTCCATGGGAACCAGGTGCCCGCACTCGGCAACGACTTTGGTGATGGCGTTGGGGAAGTGGGACAGGGTGGTCTGCTGCTGGATTGCGAGGCCGAGGGAGGTGTCACGGTCGCCGGTGACCAGCAGCGTGGGCAGCGTGAGGGTGCCGACGCGGGCGGACCAGTCCTCGAGGCTGCCGCGCTCGATCCAGGCCGTCCACGCGGCGCGGTTCATGCGCAGCACGTCCTCGGTGGCGCGGGCCAGCACGTCTTCGGCGAGGATGCGCTCCTCGTACTTGGTGACGTAGGCGCGGGCGCGGAGGTGGTCGTCGGGCTGGAGTGCGCCGAAGGCCGCCAGCATCTTCTCGCGCTTGCCGGGGGCCATGGGCTCGGGGCCAGGGGGGGATGGGGCGATCAGGATGATGCCCTCGAGGCCGGTGGGGCGGCGGGCGGCCAGCACGGCGGCAACCTTGCCGGACAGGCTGTGGCCGACGAGGAGGTAACGCTCGAGGTGGAGGGAGTCGATCAGCTCGGCGACGGCGTCGGCCATCTCGGTGACGGTGTAGCCGGGGAGGTGGGCCGAGTCGCCGAAGCCGGGGAGATCGACCGCGACGGTGTGGACCTGGGGGCCGAGCGCGGCGACGACTTCTTGCCACTCCCGCGCGGAGCCGCCGAGGAAGTGCATCAGGATGAGTGTGGGTGATCCGGTGCCGGTCGAGTTGGCTGCGAGCATCGTGATGCGTGTCTCCACTTCTCGTTATACGTGGGTCGGGTAGAAGGAGTGTCAGGGGGCCACGCGAAGCAGTAAAAAGGCGTGCAAACGCCCGCCCTTCGCGTAGGAGGCCCGTCCGGCAGGACGTTTTTCTTCTTTAGAAGCAAAAGCAAAAACGCCCTTGCGCCGGGCGGGCGGCACTTCGTGCGGTTTTGGACGCTTCGCGTAACAGACAGGAACTCAAGGCTCCTTTGCCATTAAGATTGAAGATATGCCTACGATTAAGGTTCTCTGTCTCAACCCCAATGCGCAGTTGCCGCGCTACTCCCACACCGGCCCCTGGGGGGATCTGGCCGCCGATCTCTACGCGCTCGAAGCTACGACCCTGCCGCCGGGGAAGAGTGCGTTGGTTTCGACCGGCATCGCGCTTGAGTTCCCTTCCGACTACGGTGCGCTGGTCGAAGACCGCTCCGGGCTGGCCGTCAAAGGGGTTACGACTCTGGCGGGCGTCATCGACCCCGGCTATCGCGGGGAGATCAAAGTCGTCGTCCTGAACCTGAACGAGACCCCCTACGAGGTCGCCGCCGGGGACCGGATCGCGCAGTTGCGGATCGTGCAGAGGATTACGGCGGAGTTCGTTGAAGCGGATGCGATCGCCGAGGCGGCCCGGGGAGAGCGCGGTTTTGGGTCTACGGGGGCCTGACCGGGGTCTACCGGTACTTAAACAAGCCTACGGACGCATTTACCACAGGTTCATCTCACGCGCAGCCATGCGACAATCGTTACCAGCGAGCCATGCCAAATCAGCACGTTCAGCCCAGCCGCACCCTTCCTAGCCCGGCTACCATTACTCCCGCCCTGCTCAAGACCCACAGCATCACGGCGGAGGAGTACACCCGCATCGAAGCCGCCCTCGGGCGCACGCCCTCGCTCACCGAGCTGGGGATCTTTTCGGTGATGTGGTCCGAGCACTGCTCTTACAAGTCTTCGCGCGTCCACCTGAAGCGGCTTCCGACTAAGTCGGAGCTGGTCGTGCAGGGTCCGGGCGAGAACGCCGGTATCATCGAGGTGGGTGATGGCTGGGCGTGCGCGTTCAAGATCGAAAGCCACAACCACCCCAGCTACATCGAGCCCTACCAGGGCGCGGCGACGGGCGTCGGCGGCATTCTGCGCGACATCTTCACCATGGGCGCAAGGCCGCTGGCGGTGATGGACTCGCTGCGCTTTGGCCCTCTGATGGGCGAGGAGCAGGGTGTCGATTACCATCGCAACCGGACGACCATGAAGGGCGTCGTGCATGGCGTGGGCGGGTATGGGAACTGCTTCGGCGTGCCCAACCTGGGCGGCGAGACGCGGTTCGAGGAGTGCTACTCGGGCAATCCCCTGCTGAACGCCTTTGCGTTGGGCATGGTGCGGATGGATGAGATCTTCTACGCCAAGGCGACCGGCGTGGGTAACCCGGTGCTGTACGTCGGGGCCAAGACGGGCCGCGACGGCATCCACGGGGCCACGATGGCGTCCGAGGAGTTCACCGAAGGTTCGGAGCAGAAGCGTCCCAACGTCCAGATGGGTGACCCGTTCCTTGAGAAGCTGTTGCTTGAGGCTTGCCTTGAGGCCATGAAGACCGGCGCTGTGCTGGGGATTCAGGATATGGGTGCGGCCGGGCTTACCTGCTCGACCTGCGAGATGGGCGCGCGCGGAGAACTGGGCCTGACGATTGAGCTGGACCTGGTGCCGCAGCGTGAGACCGGCATGAACTCGTACGAGATCATGCTCTCGGAGTCGCAGGAGCGGATGCTGTTGGTGGCCGAGAAGGGCCGCGAGGACGAGGTCAAGGCGGTCTTCACCAAGTGGGGGCTGGACTGCTCGGAGATTGGGATTGTGACCGCCGACGATGTGATGCGGGTGACGCATCATGGCGAGCTGGTGGCGGAGATTCCGAACAAGTCCCTAACCGACGATGCGCCGCTCTACCACCGGCCTGTGGGCGTGTGGAATCCGCCGGTTCCTAAAGACCCGACGGCTGCGGTGCTCGCTGAGCTGAACAAGCCGCGGGACTATAAGGCTGATCTGAAGAAGCTGCTGGCCAGCGCGAATATCTGCGATAAGAAGTACATCTTTGAGCAGTACGACTCGATGGTTCAGACCAACACCGTGCAGGGTCCGGGCGGCGAAGCCGGCGTGATGCGGATCAAGGGCACCGGGCATCCGGCGATGCACACGTCGCCCTCGCTCGACACGATGATGCCGGGCGTGATTGGATTTGCGCCGTTGGGCGGGGATGAATCGACCGTGATCGAGGCCGCCAAGGGCGAGCGCGGGCTGGCGATGGCGCTGGCGGGCAATGGCCGCTGGACGTATCTCGACCCGAAGCTGGGCGCGATGCACGCAGTGGCTGAAGCCGCTCGGAAGGTCGCCTGTACCGGGGCCAAGCCGGTGGCGGCGACCAACTGCCTGAACTTCGGCAACCCCGAGAAGCCGGAGATTATGGCGCAGCTTTCGAACGCCATCGACGGCATCGCGGAGGCTTGCACTGCGCTGGGCACGCCGATTACAGGTGGCAATGTTTCTCTCTATAACGAGACCAAAGGTGAAGGAATCTATCCGACTCCGGTGCTTGGGATCGTGGGTATCCACGAGGATACGACCAAGGCTGTGCCGTCGAGCTTCCAGTGGGCTGGCGATGCGCTGCTGCTACTCTCGACCTTTACCGGTAAGGGACGCGATGCGAAGCAGGAGTTCGGCTCGACCGAGTACGCCCGAACTGTGCTGGGCGAGCTATGGGGTACTCCTCCGGTGCTGGATGTGACGGCAGAGGCTGTGCTGCATCGCTGCCTGATCGAGCTGGGAGCCACAGGATTGGTGCACTCGGCCTGCGATATCTCCGATGGCGGCGCGTTTGCTGCAATGATCGAGGCTGGTTTCTCGCGCGGTCTGGGTGTCGAGGTAAAGCAGACGCTGCGGAGCGAGGCCGCCGAGGCAGAGTGGACCTTGAAGGAGCGGATCTTCAGCGAGATTCCCTCTTCGGTGCTGCTCTCGGCCGATCCGGCTTCTGTCGAAGAGATCCAGAAGATTGTGGCCCGGCACACGGGTGCGTGGCTGGCTCCGCTGGGGACGATTACGGCGGGAGAGGTCAATATCAGCTTTGTGGACGAGGCTTCGACGGCGCAACTGGCCGTCATCTCCGGGCCGGTCGCGGAGTTCAAAACTGCGTGGTCGGATGCTCTCGAAGCGCAGCTTGCTGAAGAGGTTCTGGCGTGAACGAAGAGTTGCTGAAGGATGGTTTGCTGCTGGCTGAAAGCTCCTGTCGCCAAGGGGATGCTGACCTTGAGGAGGATGAGACGCCCTTCGACAAGCTGCGCGAAGAGTGCGGCGTGATGGCGATCTATAACCATCCCGATGCAGCCCGGATGACGTATTGGGGCTTGTACTCGTTGCAGCATCGCGGGCAGGAGTCGGGCGGAATCGCCTCGGCCGATGGCGAGATTGTCCACGATATCAAGGGCATGGGGCTGGTGTCGGAGATCTTTACCGACGATGTGCTGGCCAAGCTGCCGGGGCACATCGCAATCGGGCATACGCGCTATTCGACCACAGGAGACTCGGCGCTGCTGAACGCGCAGCCGATCTCGGTCGAGTCGACCAAGGGGCTGATTGCGATTGCGCATAACGGCAACCTCATCAACCTGGGCACGGCCAAAGAGCGGCTGGAACGCGACGGCGCGATCTTCCAGACGACCTCGGACTCCGAGATCATCATCCAACTGATCGCGCACTGCACCAAGAACACCCTGATCGACTGCATGGCCGACGCTCTGAGCCAGGTGGAGGGCGCGTTCTCCATCGTGATGATGACGCGCAACCGCATCTTCGCCGCGCGCGACCCCCACGGCTTCCGCCCGCTGTGCATGGGGCGGATCGACGGCAAGGACGGCGAGCCGGATACCTTCGTCTTCGCCAGCGAGACCTGTGCGCTGGACCTGCTGCACGCCCGCTATGAGCGGGACGTGGAGCCGGGCGAGCTGGTGATGGTGTCCGAGGACGGAGTGACCAGCCGGAGATTCTCGCCGCAGAGCACGCCCACGGCCTCGTGCATCTTCGAGCATGTTTACTTTGCCCGGCCGGATTCCAGAATCTATGGCCGCTGGGTCCAGACCAGCCGCGAGGAGATGGGGCGGCAGTTGGCGCGGGAGTCGGGCGTTCCGGCGGACCTGGTGGTGCCGGTGCCGGATTCGGGCGTAACGGCGGCGCTGGGGTATGCGGCAGAGTCGGGGATTCCGTTCAATTTTGGGCTGATCCGCAATCATTATGTAGGGCGTACGTTTATCGAGCCGACCCAGCGGGTGCGGGACTTCGGCGTGCGGATGAAGCTGAATCCGAGCCGGGCGCTGCTTGAGGGCAAGCGCGTGATCCTGATCGACGACTCGATTATTCGCGGGACGACCTCGCGCAAGATCGTCCGGATGGTTCGGGCGGCGGGAGCGATCGAGGTTCATATGCGGATCTCGTGTCCGCCGACGATCTCGCCCTGTTTTTACGGGGTGGATACTCCGTCGAAGAAGGACCTGATCGCGGCGAACAAGTCTTTGCAGGAGATCTGCGAGTTTATCGAGGCGGATTCGCTGGCGTATCTCTCGCTGGTGGGGCTGACGCACTCGTGTACGACGGGGGAGCCGCCGACGGGGCTTTCTCCGGCTTCGTTTTGCTCGGCTTGCTATACGGGGCATTATCCGACGCAATGGGTGGATGTGGCGGAGATTCTTCCGGCCAAGTAAAAGAAGAAAAGACACGGAGAAAAAGAGCGGCGATCATCTCGCCGCTCTTTTTTGTTTTCACGCGAAGCGTCGAGAACCGCACGAAGTGCCTCCCGCCCGGCGTCAGGGCGCTTTTGCTGCTGTTTTGAAAAGTACGAATCACTGCAAATATATGAGTGGGTTATTGTCATATTATTTGCAACCTTTTTATCCGCCATGCGTCTTATTGAGTGCGTGGGCTTGGCCCCGCACCCATAGATTTCAGGTAACGAAAAGGAGAAAGTGCCATGACCATGACCCGATTTGTACCGTTCCGCACCCCGTTGCGCGATGTTGCCGTACTGCAGAACCGTTTGAACTCGATCTTCAGTGACTTCACCACGCCCGAGAGCCTCGGTGCCGGCAGCTTTGTGCCCGCTGTGGACGTGTATGAGGACGCCCAGAAGGTCGTTCTGAAGCTGGAGGTCCCGGGCATCCGCCAGGAGGATCTGGATATCCGCGTTGAGAATCAGACACTTACCGTGAAGGGTGAGCGCAAGTTCGAGGCCGAGGAGAAGGAAGAGAACTTCCATCGCATTGAGCGGCGCTTCGGCAGCTTCGTCCGCAGCTTTACCCTGCCCCAGACGGTCGATACCGCCGAGGTGCAGGCGAAGTACGATAACGGCGTGCTCGCGGTGACGTTGCCCAAGAAGGAGGCAGCCAGGCCGAAGCAGGTCAAGATCGAGATCGGCTCCGCTACCCCGAAGCAGGTGGAGGCTCCGCAGGCAGCGTAAGGCTGGAGTAGTGTGATCTTTGGATGTGAGGGAGATCATAGCCGGTCTCCCTCTTTTTGTTTATAAGGTTTAGGAGCAATGGCAAGTGCGTCCTCACGCCGGACAGGCGGCACTTCGTGCAGTGCTCGACGTTTCGCGTGGGAGG
This is a stretch of genomic DNA from Granulicella sp. WH15. It encodes these proteins:
- a CDS encoding GMC family oxidoreductase codes for the protein MKQYSTSETVDVVVIGTGAGGAPVTERLARAGLSVVALEAGKWRDPAHEFAADEVAAADLYWLGDRLSAGETPTAFGGNNSGTGVGGSTLHWGAFVPRAYPRDLRLATESGLAPEIDWPLTYADLLPYYEETERFIGVSGPAHYPWDPTRRYPLGPVPLNAPAQAMQRGFEALGLTTAEAPVATASRPYQQPGYPERRACVGCGYCHQGCVFGAKSSMDVTFIPSAVAAGAEIRPGCFVHTLERDASGLITAVVYSSGGENVRQPCRALYLCGGAVETPRLLLHNSLANGSGQLGRNFMAHVSTQVWGTFDELMRGHRGFPASLISESDATMRPENADFAGGYLVQSLGVVPVTFAQQVARGRGLWGQPLVDYLTRYNYVAGLGISGDCLPYDHNFLELAEETDEFGVPRARIHFSYGENEWALSRHSAHLMTAAWEAAGASDIWTFERSAHVIGTARMGNDPDTSVVDPWGRSHEIPNLWICDNSIFPSALAANPALTIMALALRSVEKFLIS
- a CDS encoding alpha/beta hydrolase — encoded protein: MLAANSTGTGSPTLILMHFLGGSAREWQEVVAALGPQVHTVAVDLPGFGDSAHLPGYTVTEMADAVAELIDSLHLERYLLVGHSLSGKVAAVLAARRPTGLEGIILIAPSPPGPEPMAPGKREKMLAAFGALQPDDHLRARAYVTKYEERILAEDVLARATEDVLRMNRAAWTAWIERGSLEDWSARVGTLTLPTLLVTGDRDTSLGLAIQQQTTLSHFPNAITKVVAECGHLVPMEKPHELATLIAEFLATLSIPQPYLNFIHSDRVSPRTRELLLERTKPRSATPRALTEAQMTTLRAVVARVIPQQQNPIDLAGFIDERLAAGHTDGWRYDVLPPDREAYAASLDALAAQSFSILPAADQDAILHQIAATPSAQARWFEDLRADAVKFWMAHPQTLARIGYSGIGIGGAHTPHAGFVTLDPGTTEPWEPAS
- the dut gene encoding dUTP diphosphatase gives rise to the protein MPTIKVLCLNPNAQLPRYSHTGPWGDLAADLYALEATTLPPGKSALVSTGIALEFPSDYGALVEDRSGLAVKGVTTLAGVIDPGYRGEIKVVVLNLNETPYEVAAGDRIAQLRIVQRITAEFVEADAIAEAARGERGFGSTGA
- the purL gene encoding phosphoribosylformylglycinamidine synthase subunit PurL — its product is MPNQHVQPSRTLPSPATITPALLKTHSITAEEYTRIEAALGRTPSLTELGIFSVMWSEHCSYKSSRVHLKRLPTKSELVVQGPGENAGIIEVGDGWACAFKIESHNHPSYIEPYQGAATGVGGILRDIFTMGARPLAVMDSLRFGPLMGEEQGVDYHRNRTTMKGVVHGVGGYGNCFGVPNLGGETRFEECYSGNPLLNAFALGMVRMDEIFYAKATGVGNPVLYVGAKTGRDGIHGATMASEEFTEGSEQKRPNVQMGDPFLEKLLLEACLEAMKTGAVLGIQDMGAAGLTCSTCEMGARGELGLTIELDLVPQRETGMNSYEIMLSESQERMLLVAEKGREDEVKAVFTKWGLDCSEIGIVTADDVMRVTHHGELVAEIPNKSLTDDAPLYHRPVGVWNPPVPKDPTAAVLAELNKPRDYKADLKKLLASANICDKKYIFEQYDSMVQTNTVQGPGGEAGVMRIKGTGHPAMHTSPSLDTMMPGVIGFAPLGGDESTVIEAAKGERGLAMALAGNGRWTYLDPKLGAMHAVAEAARKVACTGAKPVAATNCLNFGNPEKPEIMAQLSNAIDGIAEACTALGTPITGGNVSLYNETKGEGIYPTPVLGIVGIHEDTTKAVPSSFQWAGDALLLLSTFTGKGRDAKQEFGSTEYARTVLGELWGTPPVLDVTAEAVLHRCLIELGATGLVHSACDISDGGAFAAMIEAGFSRGLGVEVKQTLRSEAAEAEWTLKERIFSEIPSSVLLSADPASVEEIQKIVARHTGAWLAPLGTITAGEVNISFVDEASTAQLAVISGPVAEFKTAWSDALEAQLAEEVLA
- the purF gene encoding amidophosphoribosyltransferase, with protein sequence MAIYNHPDAARMTYWGLYSLQHRGQESGGIASADGEIVHDIKGMGLVSEIFTDDVLAKLPGHIAIGHTRYSTTGDSALLNAQPISVESTKGLIAIAHNGNLINLGTAKERLERDGAIFQTTSDSEIIIQLIAHCTKNTLIDCMADALSQVEGAFSIVMMTRNRIFAARDPHGFRPLCMGRIDGKDGEPDTFVFASETCALDLLHARYERDVEPGELVMVSEDGVTSRRFSPQSTPTASCIFEHVYFARPDSRIYGRWVQTSREEMGRQLARESGVPADLVVPVPDSGVTAALGYAAESGIPFNFGLIRNHYVGRTFIEPTQRVRDFGVRMKLNPSRALLEGKRVILIDDSIIRGTTSRKIVRMVRAAGAIEVHMRISCPPTISPCFYGVDTPSKKDLIAANKSLQEICEFIEADSLAYLSLVGLTHSCTTGEPPTGLSPASFCSACYTGHYPTQWVDVAEILPAK
- a CDS encoding Hsp20/alpha crystallin family protein, whose translation is MTMTRFVPFRTPLRDVAVLQNRLNSIFSDFTTPESLGAGSFVPAVDVYEDAQKVVLKLEVPGIRQEDLDIRVENQTLTVKGERKFEAEEKEENFHRIERRFGSFVRSFTLPQTVDTAEVQAKYDNGVLAVTLPKKEAARPKQVKIEIGSATPKQVEAPQAA